The following DNA comes from Candidatus Poribacteria bacterium.
TTCACTGATAACTGATAACCGAAAACCATTTTATACCGCGTAAGCGACAGAGCCGTCTTCACGCAGCGGTGTCGTACCAGTGTTCATCGGTTGGAAAGGGTTCTGCTCGATTAAGCTATCATCAAGTTCAATGCCCAAGCCCGGAACTTCCGGAATCGGAATGTAACCACCCTCTCGTTGATACGCGACTTTGTATACGGCGAAGTCTTCGGATTCATCGCCTTTCGTATACTCTTGTGTGATGAAGTTCGGGATACTTGTGTCTAAGTGGAGTGATGCGGCAGTAATGAGCGGTCCAAGGAAATTATGCGTGACAACCGCGCTGTGATACGCCTCAGCAAGTGCCGCGATTTTCTTGCAGTGCGTTATACCACCGGCGAGACCGACATCCGGACGCACATATTGCGGTCCGCCTGCTTCAAGGAGTTCACGGAATTCCCAGATACTTACATTGCGTTCGCCAATAGCAAGTGGGGTTGTCATTCGTTTCGCTAATTCTGCTTGCGTTGTGATGGTGTCTATCTGAATTGGGTCTTCGATGAAATAGAGGTTGAAAGGTGCCAGTGCAGCTTCTAAGACAATGCCGTTCATCGGTGTTAGTTTCCGGTGCACCTCGACAATCAGATCGAGATCCGGTCCACCGCCTTCTCGCGCCGCTGCGACGAGGTCACGGGCAGTCTTGACGAGCCGATCAACTCCCATATCTTGGAAATTGCCTACGACTGGGTCAAATTTGAGTGCTGTGAAACCTTCTTCAACTGCTGCTTTCGCCGCTTCATACATCGTTTCTGGGGTGCTTCCACCGCCGAGGAGGTGCAATCGGATTTTATCACGGCAATTTCCACCCAACAACTCCCAGATGGGAACACCGAGGTATTTACCTTTGATGTCCCACAATGCGATGTCCACCGCACTGATCGCACCGCTCAGCGCAGTCCCACGAAACGGACCCATGCGATAGAGGTATTGCCAA
Coding sequences within:
- a CDS encoding mandelate racemase/muconate lactonizing enzyme family protein; its protein translation is MKIDKIESFFIRNGYVIRIHTDTGISGVGQTACWGYPEAVDSIINTFKKHLIGQNPLRIEHHWQYLYRMGPFRGTALSGAISAVDIALWDIKGKYLGVPIWELLGGNCRDKIRLHLLGGGSTPETMYEAAKAAVEEGFTALKFDPVVGNFQDMGVDRLVKTARDLVAAAREGGGPDLDLIVEVHRKLTPMNGIVLEAALAPFNLYFIEDPIQIDTITTQAELAKRMTTPLAIGERNVSIWEFRELLEAGGPQYVRPDVGLAGGITHCKKIAALAEAYHSAVVTHNFLGPLITAASLHLDTSIPNFITQEYTKGDESEDFAVYKVAYQREGGYIPIPEVPGLGIELDDSLIEQNPFQPMNTGTTPLREDGSVAYAV